From Tachypleus tridentatus isolate NWPU-2018 chromosome 8, ASM421037v1, whole genome shotgun sequence, a single genomic window includes:
- the LOC143258454 gene encoding uncharacterized protein LOC143258454 isoform X3 has translation MHNLMLPDMLTEDIIYPIRLCKDYKKMTCSLMAALFTKQEMINSHVTGKRLTMKSGETKAVLNQDKVNLIIDFVKSHFSNVTETQIREKMTQKCKDLRITHTRRIKRGTVTKEFF, from the exons CTGATGTTGCCAGATATGCTTACAGAAGATATTATTTATCCAATAAGACTGTGTAAAGATTACAAGAAGATGACCTGTAGTCTTATGGCTGCTTTGTTCACTAAACAAGAAATGATCAATAGTCACGTGACAGGAAAAAGACTTACCATGAAAAGTGGAGAGACTAAAGCAGTTTTGAATCAAGATAAAGTGAATCTAATTATTG ATTTTGTGAAATCTCACTTCTCAAATGTAACTGAAACTCAAATCAGGGAAAAAATGACCCAGAAGTGCAAAGATCTGAGAATAACTCATACCAGAAGAATTAAAAGAGGAACTGTCACAAAAGAGTTTTTTTAA